The Chrysemys picta bellii isolate R12L10 chromosome 12, ASM1138683v2, whole genome shotgun sequence genome has a segment encoding these proteins:
- the LOC101943649 gene encoding putative olfactory receptor 2B8, producing MTLLGNTTIIVVSWLDPHLHTPMYFFLSNLSFLDLCYTTGVGPQMLLNFHSSHKSISWAGCVAQLYISLSLGCTECLLLAIMAYDRYAAICQPLRYTAIMSRRLCLQLAATAWLCSFGNSMLQTILTLRLPRCGRNQIEHLFCEVPALLKLACVDISANEAELLASAVIFLLVPLGLILVSYGYIGAAVLKIRSSKGRLKAFNTCASHLAVVSLFYGTGISMYLQPPSSYSQHRGTMVSLFYTMVTPMLNPLIYTLRNKEVHGALQRALRRNVTT from the coding sequence ATGACCTTGCTTGGAAATACCACCATCATCGTGGTCTCATGGCTAGACCCCCATCTCCACAcgcccatgtatttcttcctcagcAACCTCTCTTTCCTGGACCTCTGCTACACCACCGGCGTTGGCCCCCAGATGCTGCTGAATTTCCATAGCAGCCACAAATCCATCTCTTGGGCTGGCTGCGTGGCCCAGCTCTACATCTCCCTCTCGCTGGGCTGCActgagtgcctcctgctggccatcatgGCCTACGACCGCTATGCTGCCATCTGCCAGCCGCTGCGCTACACAGCCATCATGAGCCGCCGCCTCTGCCTGCAGCTGGCGGCCACCGCCTGGTTGTGCAGCTTTGGCAACTCCATGCTGCAGACCATCCTGACCCTGAGGCTGCCCCGGTGTGGGCGGAACCAAATCGAGCACCTCTTCTGCGAGGTACCGGCCCTGCTCAAGCTGGCCTGTGTCGACATCTCTGCCAATGAGGCCGAGCTCCTCGCCAGTGCGGTGATTTTCCTGCTGGTTCCACTGGGCCTCATCCTGGTCTCCTATGGCTACATTGGCGCAGCCGTGCTGAAGATTCGCTCGTCCAAAGGCAGGCTCAAGGCTTTCAACACCTGCGCCTCCCACTTAGCCGTGGTGTCGCTCTTTTATGGCACGGGCATTTCCATGTATCTACAGCCTCCGTCCAGCTACTCCCAGCACCGGGGCACGATGGTATCCCTCTTCTACACAATGGTGACCCCTATGctcaaccccctcatctacacgctgaggaacaaggaggtgcaCGGGGCCCTGCAGAGGGCACTGAGGAGAAACGTGACCACCTAG